From the genome of Uranotaenia lowii strain MFRU-FL chromosome 1, ASM2978415v1, whole genome shotgun sequence, one region includes:
- the LOC129738882 gene encoding uncharacterized protein LOC129738882, with product MQLRGTVPRPIVTAGAPGGAGVRTTPNNAMSSDVAGAVQRSVSSLSTVPGSSPNMKKITCYETWYVINIPNADGKPERPSFGMTMIGLGNEAAKLQLPPEEWSHKIILTKRKHPPDERDEVFNGDVEDRATNEDEKRNYEPCNIMFQRRTAIPGKFNLQYDWAVIFKNDTFFINVDGKNCQLLGAPNKLADCADIETLLSVVDYDNLNNSCVELSA from the exons ATGCAACTACGCGGAACCGTCCCACGTCCGATTGTGACAGCGGGGGCTCCCGGAGGAGCAGGCGTAAGAACTACACCGAACAATGCGATGAGTAGCGATGTAGCCGGTGCTGTTCAACGATCTGTATCGTCCCTTAGCACTGTGCCCGGCAGCAGTCCAAACATGAAGAAGATCACATGCTACGAAACTTG GTACGTTATCAATATACCGAATGCTGATGGGAAACCTGAGCGACCATCGTTTGGGATGACTATGATTGGGTTAGGTAACGAGGCAGCAAAGTTGCAGCTTCCTCCGGAAGAGTGGTCTCACAAAATAATCCTCACCAAAAGGAAACATCCGCCCGACGAGAGAGATGAAGTCTTTAACGGGGATGTTGAAGATCGCGCTACCAACGAAGACGAAAAACGCAACTATGAGCCATGTAATATTATGTTCCAACGGCGGACGGCCATCCCAGGAAAGTTCAATCTGCAGTATGATTGGGCTGTTATCTTCAAAAACGATACATTCTTCATCAATGTTGATGGCAAGAACTGCCAACTCTTGGGAGCTCCCAACAAGCTTGCAGATTGTGCCGACATCGAGACATTGCTGTCGGTTGTTGACTATGACAATCTAAACAACTCATGCGTTGAACTATCAGCTTAG
- the LOC129737611 gene encoding uncharacterized protein LOC129737611 — MTDIEIDQLMKQEETTVHNIRTTSTSNTICNSIGTSDGIGTGNTIRITSKGIGTSNGIGLAGSGADGLECPCKRSRSGGGRYGGGEQWHGSGNANRDTSNTGNDGHYSSHSKHHTSNRNTGTGSSNNSNWCQRNSSSSHRKSDSSQFQNETSVPLGSPRPALEMDLKHQLPPVSAIDFDEPSLQSVEITSTQERKQPIEGSKTGAVSGVLIGHQTVSQAGGFRDFQMWSKLKLLRTSGMIPGRRVKRKCPLRRRN; from the exons ATGACAGATATCGAAATCGATCAGTTGA tgaaaCAAGAGGAAACAACGGtg caCAACATCCGAACCACCAGCACCAGTAACACCATCTGCAACAGCATCGGCACCAGCGACGGCATCGGCACCGGTAACACCATCCGCATCACCAGCAAAGGCATCGGCACCAGCAACGGCATCGGCTTGGCAG gTTCAGGAGCAGATGGTCTCGAATGCCCGTGTAAGCGCAGTCGGTCTGGAGGAGGAAGATATGGCGGTGGCGAACAGTGGCATGGGAGTGGGAACGCCAACAGAGATACCAGCAATACTGGAAATGATGGTCATTATTCCTCTCATTCGAAACATCACACAAGCAATCGAAATACTGGCAccggcagcagcaacaacagtaaCTGGTGCCAAAGAAATAGTTCCAGCAGCCATCGAAAATCTGATAGTTCCCAGTTCCAAAATGAAACGTCCGTGCCATTGGGGAGTCCTAGGCCAGCCTTGGAGATGGATTTGAAGCACCAGCTGCCACCAGTGTCCGCGATTGATTTCGATGAACCTTCGCTCCAATCAGTGGAAATAACAAGCACACAGGAGAGGAAACAACCGATCGAGGGCAGTAAAACTGGTGCAGTTTCCGGGG TGCTGATTGGACACCAAACAGTCTCACAAGCGGGGGGTTTCAGAGATTTCCAGATGTGGAGCAAACTAAAGCTTTTGAGGACGAGCGGAATGATTCCCGG CCGGAGAGTAAAACGGAAATGTCCCCTCAGGAGACGGAATTGA